One Archocentrus centrarchus isolate MPI-CPG fArcCen1 chromosome 10, fArcCen1, whole genome shotgun sequence genomic region harbors:
- the ogt.1 gene encoding UDP-N-acetylglucosamine--peptide N-acetylglucosaminyltransferase 110 kDa subunit isoform X10, with translation MASSVGNVADSTGLAELAHREYQSGDFEAAERHCMQLWRQEPDNTGVLLLLSSIHFQCRRLDRSAHFSTLAIKQNPMLAEAYSNLGNVYKERGQLQEAIEHYRHALRLKPDFIDGYINLAAALVAAGDMEGAVQAYVSALQYNPDLYCVRSDLGNLLKALGRLEEAKACYLKAIETQPNFAVAWSNLGCVFNAQGEIWLAIHHFEKAVTLDPNFLDAYINLGNVLKEARIFDRAVAGYLRALSLSPNHAVVHGNLACVYYEQGLIDLAIDTYRRAIELQPHFPDAYCNLANALKEKGNVSEAEECYNTALRLCPTHADSLNNLANIKREQGYIEEAVQLYRKALEVFPEFAAAHSNLASVLQQQGKLQEALMHYKEAIRISPTFADAYSNMGNTLKEMQDVQGALQCYTRAIQINPAFADAHSNLASIHKDSGNIPEAIASYRTALKLKPDFPDAYCNLAHCLQIVCDWTDYDERMKKLVSIVADQLEKNRLPSVHPHHSMLYPLSHGFRKAIAERHGNLCLDKINALHKPAYEHPKDLKASSGRLRIGYVSSDFGNHPTSHLMQSIPGMHNPEKFEVFCYALSPDDSTNFRVKVVAEAHHFTDLSQIPCNGKAADRIHQDGIHILVNMNGYTKGARNELFALRPAPIQAMWLGYPGTSGAPFMDYIITDKETSPMELAEQYSEKLAYMPNTFFIGDHANMFPHLKKKAVIDFKSNGHIFDNRIVLNGIDLKAFLDSLPDVKVIKMKCDNNQESAGETNGGLSMPVIPMNTAAEAIINMINQGQIQVTINGFTVSNGLATTQISNKAATGEEVPRTIVVTTRSQYGLPEDSIVYCNFNQLYKIDPPTLQMWVNILKRVPNSVLWLLRFPAVGEPNIQQYAQNMGLPGSRIIFSPVAPKEEHVRRGQLADVCLDTPLCNGHTTGMDVLWAGTPMVTMPGETLASRVAASQLNCLGCPDLIAQSRQDYEDIAVKLGSDMEYLKMVRARVWKQRICSPLFNTKQYTIDLERLYLQMWEHHSNGNKPEHLVKFQAVEASENS, from the exons ATGGCGAGCTCAGTGGGAAACGTGGCCGACAGCACAG GGTTGGCCGAGCTGGCGCACCGGGAGTATCAGTCCGGGGATTTTGAGGCAGCTGAGCGCCACTGCATGCAGCTGTGGAGGCAGGAGCCCGATAACACAGGCGTGCTATTGCTCCTGTCCTCCATCCACTTCCAGTGTCGAAGACTCGACAG GTCTGCTCACTTCAGTACCTTGGCCATCAAGCAGAACCCAATGCTGGCCGAGGCCTACTCCAACCTGGGGAATGTGTACAAGGAGCGTGGGCAACTGCAGGAGGCCATAGAGCATTATCGCCATGCGCTGAGACTGAAGCCAGATTTTATTGACGGGTACATCAACCTGGCTGCAGCTCTGGTGGCCGCAGGAGATATGGAGGGAGCAGTGCAGGCTTATGTGTCAGCATTACAGTACAACCCT GATCTGTATTGTGTGCGCAGTGACTTGGGCAATTTACTTAAAGCCCTCGGGCGTTTGGAAGAGGCCAAG GCTTGTTACCTGAAAGCCATTGAGACTCAGCCCAACTTTGCCGTGGCTTGGAGCAACTTGGGCTGTGTGTTCAATGCCCAGGGAGAGATATGGCTCGCCATACACCATTTTGAAAAG gCAGTGACTCTGGATCCAAATTTCCTTGATGCATACATCAATCTAGGCAATGTTTTGAAGGAGGCCCGCATCTTTGACAG agctgtggctgGATACCTGAGAGCCCTGAGTCTGAGTCCCAACCATGCAGTTGTCCATGGAAATCTGGCCTGCGTGTACTATGAGCAGGGCCTCATTGACCTGGCTATTGACACCTACCGCCGGGCTATTGAATTGCAGCCCCACTTTCCTGATGCCTACTGCAATTTGGCAAATGCTCTAAAGGAGAAAGgaaat GTGTCTGAAGCAGAAGAGTGCTACAACACAGCTTTGCGTTTGTGTCCAACTCATGCTGACTCCCTTAACAACTTGGCCAATATCAAGCGCGAGCAGGGGTACATTGAGGAGGCAGTTCAACTTTACAGAAAAGCCTTAGAG GTGTTCCCAGAGTTTGCAGCAGCGCACTCTAACCTGGCCAGTGTGTtgcagcagcagggaaaactgCAGGAAGCTCTCATGCACTACAAGGAGGCTATCAG AATCAGCCCAACATTTGCAGATGCCTATTCAAACATGGGCAATACACTGAAAGAAATGCAGGATGTTCAGGGAGCTCTGCAGTGTTACACCCGTGCCATCCAGATCAACCCTGCCTTTGCTGATGCTCACAGTAATTTGGCCTCTATCCACAAG gattCTGGAAACATCCCAGAGGCTATTGCATCTTATCGCACAGCCCTGAAACTCAAGCCTGACTTCCCCGATGCTTACTGCAACTTGGCGCACTGCCTACAG ATTGTGTGCGACTGGACAGACTATGATGAGCGGATGAAAAAGCTTGTGAGCATTGTGGCGGACCAGCTGGAGAAGAACCGCTTGCCCTCCGTGCACCCGCACCACAGCATGCTGTATCCACTCTCTCACGGCTTCCGCAAGGCCATTGCTGAACGCCATGGAAACCTTTGCCTGGACAAG ATAAATGCACTGCATAAACCTGCTTATGAGCATCCTAAGGATCTGAAAGCAAGCAGTGGACGTCTGCGCATTGGCTACGTCAGCTCCGACTTTGGCAATCACCCGACCTCCCATCTAATGCAGTCCATTCCTGGAATGCACAATCCTGAGAAATTTGAG gtgttctgctATGCTCTCAGTCCTGATGACAGTACCAACTTCCGTGTGAAAGTGGTCGCTGAAGCTCATCATTTCACAGACCTCTCACAG ATCCCTTGCAATGGCAAGGCAGCTGATCGTATTCACCAGGATGGAATCCACATTCTGGTCAACATGAATGGATACACCAAGGGAGCCAGAAATGAGCTCTTTGCCCTCCGCCCTGCCCCCATTCAG GCTATGTGGCTGGGTTACCCTGGAACCAGTGGGGCTCCCTTCATGGACTACATCATCACAGATAAGGAGACATCACCTATGGAATTGGCTGAACAGTATTCTGAGAAACTTGCCTACATGCCCAATACCTTCTTCATTGGAGACCACGCCAACATGTTCCCTCACCTCAAG AAAAAGGCCGTGATTGATTTCAAATCTAATGGACACATCTTTGACAACCGCATCGTTCTTAATGGTATTGATCTGAAGgccttcttggacagtctgCCAGATGTCAAAGTGATTAAG ATGAAGTGTGACAACAACCAGGAATCTGCTGGGGAAACCAATGGAGGGCTGTCCATGCCTGTAATTCCCATGAACACAGCAGCCGAAGCCATCATCAACATGATCAACCAAGGCCAAATCCAGGTCACAATCAATGGCTTCACTGTCAGCAATGGTCTGGCCACTACACAG ATCAGTAACAAAGCTGCGACTGGGGAGGAGGTGCCACGCACAATCGTTGTGACAACCCGTTCCCAGTATGGTCTCCCAGAGGACTCCATTGTCTACTGCAACTTCAACCAGCTGTACAAGATTGACCCTCCTACGCTTCAGATGTGGGTCAAT ATCCTGAAGCGCGTTCCCAACAGTGTATTGTGGCTTCTTCGCTTCCCTGCAGTTGGCGAGCCCAACATCCAGCAGTATGCTCAGAACATGGGTCTGCCAGGCTCTCGGATCATTTTCTCTCCTGTGGCCCCCAAGGAGGAGCATGTGAGAAGGGGCCAGCTTGCTGATGTGTGCCTAGACACTCCTCTGTGCAATGGTCATACCACAGGCATGGATGTTCTCTGGGCTGGAACACCCATGGTCACCATGCCAG GTGAGACTCTTGCATCCCGTGTGGCTGCTTCACAACTCAACTGTCTGGGCTGCCCTGATCTAATAGCTCAAAGTCGCCAGGACTATGAGGACATAGCAGTCAAACTGGGCTCTGACATGGAATA CCTTAAGATGGTCAGAGCGCGTGTTTGGAAGCAACGAATCTGCAGCCCTCTTTTCAACACCAAGCAGTACACAATAGACCTGGAGAGGCTCTATCTCCAGATGTGGGAGCACCACAGCAATGGCAACAAGCCAGAACACCTGGTCAAATTCCAGGCAGTAGAGGCTAGTGAAAATTCTTGA
- the ogt.1 gene encoding UDP-N-acetylglucosamine--peptide N-acetylglucosaminyltransferase 110 kDa subunit isoform X11, with protein sequence MACYLKAIETQPNFAVAWSNLGCVFNAQGEIWLAIHHFEKAVTLDPNFLDAYINLGNVLKEARIFDRAVAGYLRALSLSPNHAVVHGNLACVYYEQGLIDLAIDTYRRAIELQPHFPDAYCNLANALKEKGNVSEAEECYNTALRLCPTHADSLNNLANIKREQGYIEEAVQLYRKALEVFPEFAAAHSNLASVLQQQGKLQEALMHYKEAIRISPTFADAYSNMGNTLKEMQDVQGALQCYTRAIQINPAFADAHSNLASIHKDSGNIPEAIASYRTALKLKPDFPDAYCNLAHCLQIVCDWTDYDERMKKLVSIVADQLEKNRLPSVHPHHSMLYPLSHGFRKAIAERHGNLCLDKVHAMIKINALHKPAYEHPKDLKASSGRLRIGYVSSDFGNHPTSHLMQSIPGMHNPEKFEVFCYALSPDDSTNFRVKVVAEAHHFTDLSQIPCNGKAADRIHQDGIHILVNMNGYTKGARNELFALRPAPIQAMWLGYPGTSGAPFMDYIITDKETSPMELAEQYSEKLAYMPNTFFIGDHANMFPHLKKKAVIDFKSNGHIFDNRIVLNGIDLKAFLDSLPDVKVIKVSEMKCDNNQESAGETNGGLSMPVIPMNTAAEAIINMINQGQIQVTINGFTVSNGLATTQISNKAATGEEVPRTIVVTTRSQYGLPEDSIVYCNFNQLYKIDPPTLQMWVNILKRVPNSVLWLLRFPAVGEPNIQQYAQNMGLPGSRIIFSPVAPKEEHVRRGQLADVCLDTPLCNGHTTGMDVLWAGTPMVTMPGEHTIQGETLASRVAASQLNCLGCPDLIAQSRQDYEDIAVKLGSDMEYLKMVRARVWKQRICSPLFNTKQYTIDLERLYLQMWEHHSNGNKPEHLVKFQAVEASENS encoded by the exons atG GCTTGTTACCTGAAAGCCATTGAGACTCAGCCCAACTTTGCCGTGGCTTGGAGCAACTTGGGCTGTGTGTTCAATGCCCAGGGAGAGATATGGCTCGCCATACACCATTTTGAAAAG gCAGTGACTCTGGATCCAAATTTCCTTGATGCATACATCAATCTAGGCAATGTTTTGAAGGAGGCCCGCATCTTTGACAG agctgtggctgGATACCTGAGAGCCCTGAGTCTGAGTCCCAACCATGCAGTTGTCCATGGAAATCTGGCCTGCGTGTACTATGAGCAGGGCCTCATTGACCTGGCTATTGACACCTACCGCCGGGCTATTGAATTGCAGCCCCACTTTCCTGATGCCTACTGCAATTTGGCAAATGCTCTAAAGGAGAAAGgaaat GTGTCTGAAGCAGAAGAGTGCTACAACACAGCTTTGCGTTTGTGTCCAACTCATGCTGACTCCCTTAACAACTTGGCCAATATCAAGCGCGAGCAGGGGTACATTGAGGAGGCAGTTCAACTTTACAGAAAAGCCTTAGAG GTGTTCCCAGAGTTTGCAGCAGCGCACTCTAACCTGGCCAGTGTGTtgcagcagcagggaaaactgCAGGAAGCTCTCATGCACTACAAGGAGGCTATCAG AATCAGCCCAACATTTGCAGATGCCTATTCAAACATGGGCAATACACTGAAAGAAATGCAGGATGTTCAGGGAGCTCTGCAGTGTTACACCCGTGCCATCCAGATCAACCCTGCCTTTGCTGATGCTCACAGTAATTTGGCCTCTATCCACAAG gattCTGGAAACATCCCAGAGGCTATTGCATCTTATCGCACAGCCCTGAAACTCAAGCCTGACTTCCCCGATGCTTACTGCAACTTGGCGCACTGCCTACAG ATTGTGTGCGACTGGACAGACTATGATGAGCGGATGAAAAAGCTTGTGAGCATTGTGGCGGACCAGCTGGAGAAGAACCGCTTGCCCTCCGTGCACCCGCACCACAGCATGCTGTATCCACTCTCTCACGGCTTCCGCAAGGCCATTGCTGAACGCCATGGAAACCTTTGCCTGGACAAGGTACACGCAATGATCAAA ATAAATGCACTGCATAAACCTGCTTATGAGCATCCTAAGGATCTGAAAGCAAGCAGTGGACGTCTGCGCATTGGCTACGTCAGCTCCGACTTTGGCAATCACCCGACCTCCCATCTAATGCAGTCCATTCCTGGAATGCACAATCCTGAGAAATTTGAG gtgttctgctATGCTCTCAGTCCTGATGACAGTACCAACTTCCGTGTGAAAGTGGTCGCTGAAGCTCATCATTTCACAGACCTCTCACAG ATCCCTTGCAATGGCAAGGCAGCTGATCGTATTCACCAGGATGGAATCCACATTCTGGTCAACATGAATGGATACACCAAGGGAGCCAGAAATGAGCTCTTTGCCCTCCGCCCTGCCCCCATTCAG GCTATGTGGCTGGGTTACCCTGGAACCAGTGGGGCTCCCTTCATGGACTACATCATCACAGATAAGGAGACATCACCTATGGAATTGGCTGAACAGTATTCTGAGAAACTTGCCTACATGCCCAATACCTTCTTCATTGGAGACCACGCCAACATGTTCCCTCACCTCAAG AAAAAGGCCGTGATTGATTTCAAATCTAATGGACACATCTTTGACAACCGCATCGTTCTTAATGGTATTGATCTGAAGgccttcttggacagtctgCCAGATGTCAAAGTGATTAAGGTGAGTGAG ATGAAGTGTGACAACAACCAGGAATCTGCTGGGGAAACCAATGGAGGGCTGTCCATGCCTGTAATTCCCATGAACACAGCAGCCGAAGCCATCATCAACATGATCAACCAAGGCCAAATCCAGGTCACAATCAATGGCTTCACTGTCAGCAATGGTCTGGCCACTACACAG ATCAGTAACAAAGCTGCGACTGGGGAGGAGGTGCCACGCACAATCGTTGTGACAACCCGTTCCCAGTATGGTCTCCCAGAGGACTCCATTGTCTACTGCAACTTCAACCAGCTGTACAAGATTGACCCTCCTACGCTTCAGATGTGGGTCAAT ATCCTGAAGCGCGTTCCCAACAGTGTATTGTGGCTTCTTCGCTTCCCTGCAGTTGGCGAGCCCAACATCCAGCAGTATGCTCAGAACATGGGTCTGCCAGGCTCTCGGATCATTTTCTCTCCTGTGGCCCCCAAGGAGGAGCATGTGAGAAGGGGCCAGCTTGCTGATGTGTGCCTAGACACTCCTCTGTGCAATGGTCATACCACAGGCATGGATGTTCTCTGGGCTGGAACACCCATGGTCACCATGCCAGGTGAGCATACTATTCAGG GTGAGACTCTTGCATCCCGTGTGGCTGCTTCACAACTCAACTGTCTGGGCTGCCCTGATCTAATAGCTCAAAGTCGCCAGGACTATGAGGACATAGCAGTCAAACTGGGCTCTGACATGGAATA CCTTAAGATGGTCAGAGCGCGTGTTTGGAAGCAACGAATCTGCAGCCCTCTTTTCAACACCAAGCAGTACACAATAGACCTGGAGAGGCTCTATCTCCAGATGTGGGAGCACCACAGCAATGGCAACAAGCCAGAACACCTGGTCAAATTCCAGGCAGTAGAGGCTAGTGAAAATTCTTGA